One Loxodonta africana isolate mLoxAfr1 chromosome 4, mLoxAfr1.hap2, whole genome shotgun sequence genomic region harbors:
- the AQP5 gene encoding aquaporin-5, which produces MKKEVCSVAFAKAVFAEFLATLIFVFFGLGSALKWPSALPSILQISLAFGLAIGTLAQSLGPVSGGHINPAITLALLVGNQISLLRAAFYVVAQLVGAIAGAGILYGLAPLNARGNLAVNALNNNTSPGQAVVVEMILTFQLALCVFASTDSRRTSPVGSPALSIGLSVTLGHLVGIYFTGCSMNPARSFGPAVVMDRFTPVHWVFWVGPILGAVVAAIFYFYLLFPNSLSLSERVAVLKGTYQPEEDWEVHREERKKSMELTAH; this is translated from the exons ATGAAGAAGGAGGTGTGCTCCGTGGCCTTCGCCAAGGCCGTGTTCGCCGAGTTCCTGGCCACCCTCATCTTCGTCTTCTTTGGCCTCGGCTCAGCCCTCAAGTGGCCGTCGGCGCTGCCCTCCATCCTGCAGATCTCGCTGGCGTTTGGTCTGGCCATAGGCACCCTGGCCCAGTCCCTGGGGCCCGTGAGTGGAGGCCACATCAATCCTGCCATTACCCTCGCCCTCTTGGTGGGCAACCAGATCTCGCTGCTCCGTGCTGCCTTCTACGTGGTGGCCCAGCTGGTGGGCGCTATTGCTGGGGCGGGCATCCTCTACGGGCTGGCACCACTCAATGCCCGGGGCAACCTGGCCGTCAACGCT CTCAACAACAACACGTCGCCAGGCCAGGCCGTGGTGGTGGAGATGATTCTGACCTTCCAGCTGGCACTCTGCGTCTTCGCCTCCACTGACTCCCGCCGCACCAGCCCTGTGGGGTCCCCGGCCCTGTCCATTGGCCTGTCCGTCACACTGGGCCACCTCGTGGGG ATCTACTTCACCGGCTGCTCCATGAACCCAGCCCGCTCCTTCGGACCCGCAGTAGTCATGGACCGGTTTACCCCTGTGCACTGG GTATTCTGGGTGGGGCCCATCTTGGGGGCTGTTGTGGCTGCCATCTTCTACTTCTACCTGCTCTTCCCCAACTCCCTGAGCCTCAGCGAGCGTGTGGCAGTGCTCAAGGGCACGTATCAGCCGGAGGAGGACTGGGAGGTGCATCGGGAGGAACGGAAGAAGAGCATGGAGCTGACCGCCCACTGA